In Pseudomonas grandcourensis, the DNA window AGGCTGCGCTGGAAGCTGATCAACGGGGCGTTTTTCGCCGCTTCTGCCAGTTTCAGGTGGAATTCGCCCGACAGACGGATGCCGGCACCACGATCACCACGGGAGAAGCTGTCGCGTTCGTCGTTGACCATCTGGCGCAATTCGGCAATCTGCTCGGCGGTCGCGTGCTGAACGGCCAGCTCGGTGATCGCGCGCTCCACCAGACGGCGGGCCATGAACACCTGACGGGCTTCTTCGACGCTCGGGCTCGCGACCACGGCGCCGCGATTCGGACGCAACAGCACCACGCCTTCATGGGCCAGGCGCGACAAGGCGCGGCGAATGATGGTGCGGCTGACCCCGAAAATTTCCCCCAGCGCTTCTTCGCTCAACTTGGTGCCGGGCGCCAGACGCTGCTCGAGGATGGCCTCGAAGATATGCGCGTAGACAATATCGTCCTGGGTACCGCTGCGGCCGGCTTTGCCTGCTCGCGGTTGTTTCTTTAGGGGTTGCAACTGTTCGTTCATGGGCACTCGAGTCGGAAGAACTGCGGCGAATTGACCGCGACTGTAATACGGCACAGTGGGTCGCTGGCAAGTATCGCGTAAAAAACACTGCAATTGTACACAATGGAAGGTGGCAACACGACTGTACGGCTGAATGTTGCCTCGGCTGTATCGCAACGCCTGATTACTTTTGAGTTTAGGCTTAAACACGAAATTCGCGATTTGCTCGTTATCTGTGTAGGTGCTGAGTTCGCGGACATCTTCATCTGTAAAAGGAACACCACCGTCATGAACGACGCCACCCACACGCAAATCCGCCCGCTGGCCGACACCTCGCCCTCCGCCATCGTCGCCGGTTTCATCGCCATGATGACCGGCTACACCAGCTCCCTGGTGCTGATGTTCCAGGCCGGGCAAGCGGCGGGCCTGAGCAGCGGGCAGATTTCCTCGTGGATCTGGGCCATTTCGATCGGCATGGCGGTGTGCTCAATCGGCCTGTCCCTGCGCTATCGCACGCCGATCACCATTGCCTGGTCGACCCCCGGCGCCGCGCTGCTGATCACCAGCCTGGGCGGCGTGAGCTACGGCGAAGCCATCGGCGCCTACATCACCTGCGCGGTGCTGGTGACGATTTGCGGGCTGACCGGCAGCTTCGAACGACTGATGAAAAAGATTCCGGCATCCCTGGCCGCCGCCCTGCTGGCGGGGATCCTGTTCAAGATCGGCAGCGAGATTTTCGTTGCGGCGCAACACCGCACCGCCCTGGTACTGGGGATGTTTGTCAGTTATCTGGTGGTCAAGCGCCTGTCGCCGCGCTACGCGGTGTTGGCGGCATTGCTGATCGGCACGGCATTGTCAGGCTTCATGGGGCTGCTGGACTTCAGCGGTTTCCACCTGGAAGTGGCCACGCCGGTCTGGACCACGCCACACTTCTCCCTGGCCGCGACCATCAGCATCGGCATCCCGCTGTTTGTCGTCGCCATGACCTCACAAAACATGCCCGGCATCGCCGTATTGCGCGCCGATGGTTACACGGTGCCCGCCTCGCCGCTGATCACCACCACCGGCATCGCCAGTTTGCTGTTGGCACCGTTCGGCTCTCACGGGATCAACCTGGCGGCGATCAGCGCGGCGATCTGCACCGGACCGCACGCCCATGAGGATCGCAACAAGCGCTACACCGCAGCCGTCTGGTGCGGGATTTTCTATGGGATCGCCGGCGTGTTCGGCGCGACGCTCGCGGCATTGTTTGCCGCGCTGCCCAAGGAACTGGTGCTGTCGATTGCGGCGCTGGCGCTGTTCGGCTCGATCATCAACGGTTTGAGCATCGCCATGAGCGAAGTGAAGGAACGTGAAGCGGCGCTGATCACCTTCATGGTCACGGCATCGGGGCTGACGCTGTTTTCCATCGGTTCAGCGTTCTGGGGCATTGTCGCGGGGGTGGTGACCCTGGTGATACTGAACTGGCGCAAGGCCTGAAATACAAAAAACGGGCATAAAAAAACGGCGACCCTTGGGTCGCCGTTTTTTTAGAACATCAAGCTACCGGATTGATCGGCTTTTCCGGGTACCAGACGTCCAGCAGCGGGCTGACTTCAACGCTGGTCAGCTCGGTGCGGCCTTTGAGCCAGGCTTCAACGGCAGCGCGTTGTTCAGCGCTGACCGAGCCACGCTTCTGCAGGCAAACCAGACCGTAGTCGTCGCCGCCAACATAACCCAGACCGTTGGCTTCCATGGCTTCTTTGAGGAACGCGTCGAGGAAAGCATCAATGGCTTCATCAGCCAAATCTTCTTTGAAATCCAGGTTCAGTTCGAAACCCAGCTCTTGAAATTCATCGACGCACAGTTTTTTGCGCAGACGCTGGGAACGGTTAGTCGCCATTGGAACAATCCTCTTAAGTAATAACGGGCGGCACTTTAGCAGTTTAAGCCGCCGATTGCCTGACTCTCTGGGCCACCACGCCTACCGCCGGTAAAAAAATAGCAAATCAGACAGCCCTCGCACGGCACAAGCGGTGACACCTTGGGGCATAATGCCGACACTTTCATGACCATTGAGGGAATTTATCTCCATGCCCTCGTCTTTTTTCCCCTCGACTGCAGGGTTCTATTTCAGATGATCAAATCTTTGCGTCCACTGCTGTTGGCCGGTTTTCTTCTCCCCCTGGCCCTTCCCGTTTGCGCCGCTCCCATCAATACCGCGTTGTCGCCCAACGTTGAAAAAGCCCTGAAAGCCAGCAAGTTGCAGGACAACGCCCTGTCGCTGGTGATGATCCCGCTCACCGGCCCCGGCACCCCGACGGTGTTCAACGCCGACGTGTCGGTCAACCCGGCGTCGACCATGAAACTGGTCACCACCTACGCGGCGCTGGAAATGCTCGGTCCGAACCACCAGTGGAAAACCGAGTTCTATACCGACGGCACCTTGAGTGGCGGCATTCTCAACGGCAACCTCTACCTCAAGGGTGGCGGCGATCCGAAACTGAACATGGAAAAACTCTGGCTGCTGATGCGCGACCTGCGTGCCAACGGCGTGACCCAGGTCACCGGCGACCTGGTGCTGGATAAAACCTTCTTCGTGCAACCGCAACTGCCCGAGTTCAATGACGACGGCAACGACGAGAACAAACCGTTCCTGGTCAAGCCCGACTCGCTGCTGGTCAACCTCAAGGCGCTGCGCTTCGTCGCGCGCAATGACTCGGGCAAGGTGCTGGTCTCGGTGGAGCCGCCGATTGCGAGCATCCGCATCGACAACCAGGTCAAGGCCCTCAATTCCAAGCAATGCACCGGTGGCGTGCGCTACAACCCGGTGGCACAGGCCGACGGCAGCGTGACCGTGACGGTCGGCGGCCAACTGGGTGAAGGCTGCAGTTCGCAGACTTACCTGTCGCTGCTCGACCACGCTACCTACACCGCCGGCGCCGTCCGCGCGATCTGGAAGGAGCTGGGCGGCAGCATTCAGGGCAAGGATGTGCTGGCGCCTACACCGAAAGACGCCAAGGTCCTGGCCCGGGCGTTCTCGCCGGACCTGGCGGAAAT includes these proteins:
- a CDS encoding GntR family transcriptional regulator; the protein is MNEQLQPLKKQPRAGKAGRSGTQDDIVYAHIFEAILEQRLAPGTKLSEEALGEIFGVSRTIIRRALSRLAHEGVVLLRPNRGAVVASPSVEEARQVFMARRLVERAITELAVQHATAEQIAELRQMVNDERDSFSRGDRGAGIRLSGEFHLKLAEAAKNAPLISFQRSLVSQTSLIIAQYESGNRSHCSYDEHTQLIDAIEKRDAELAVNLMMHHMDHIDSKLNLDEESASDDLHAVFSHLLQTKKPGRSTAKL
- a CDS encoding benzoate/H(+) symporter BenE family transporter translates to MNDATHTQIRPLADTSPSAIVAGFIAMMTGYTSSLVLMFQAGQAAGLSSGQISSWIWAISIGMAVCSIGLSLRYRTPITIAWSTPGAALLITSLGGVSYGEAIGAYITCAVLVTICGLTGSFERLMKKIPASLAAALLAGILFKIGSEIFVAAQHRTALVLGMFVSYLVVKRLSPRYAVLAALLIGTALSGFMGLLDFSGFHLEVATPVWTTPHFSLAATISIGIPLFVVAMTSQNMPGIAVLRADGYTVPASPLITTTGIASLLLAPFGSHGINLAAISAAICTGPHAHEDRNKRYTAAVWCGIFYGIAGVFGATLAALFAALPKELVLSIAALALFGSIINGLSIAMSEVKEREAALITFMVTASGLTLFSIGSAFWGIVAGVVTLVILNWRKA
- a CDS encoding YggL family protein, with the protein product MATNRSQRLRKKLCVDEFQELGFELNLDFKEDLADEAIDAFLDAFLKEAMEANGLGYVGGDDYGLVCLQKRGSVSAEQRAAVEAWLKGRTELTSVEVSPLLDVWYPEKPINPVA
- the dacB gene encoding D-alanyl-D-alanine carboxypeptidase/D-alanyl-D-alanine-endopeptidase — encoded protein: MIKSLRPLLLAGFLLPLALPVCAAPINTALSPNVEKALKASKLQDNALSLVMIPLTGPGTPTVFNADVSVNPASTMKLVTTYAALEMLGPNHQWKTEFYTDGTLSGGILNGNLYLKGGGDPKLNMEKLWLLMRDLRANGVTQVTGDLVLDKTFFVQPQLPEFNDDGNDENKPFLVKPDSLLVNLKALRFVARNDSGKVLVSVEPPIASIRIDNQVKALNSKQCTGGVRYNPVAQADGSVTVTVGGQLGEGCSSQTYLSLLDHATYTAGAVRAIWKELGGSIQGKDVLAPTPKDAKVLARAFSPDLAEIIRDINKYSNNTMAQQLFLSLGQRFRTDADGDDAKAAQRVVRQWLAKKGITAPHLVMENGSGLSRAERVSAREMASMLEAAWHSPYSAEYISSMPIAGTDGTMRKRLKTTAMRGEAHVKTGTLNTVRAIAGFSRDVNGNTWVVVAILNDKAPFGASSVLDQVLLDLYRQPKLPQTASVL